A stretch of Pseudomonas sp. FeN3W DNA encodes these proteins:
- a CDS encoding helix-turn-helix transcriptional regulator: MKTSESSQQPRPLTPTELAQCVRLFRESNRWSQEQLAGISGLSERTIQRVEKGQSGDFNTRRALARAFEFEDIDVFNKAYEIPSEEELRAAQERFDKENVTLAATPLTTGRQQAKLVTTSTADISEPAFELPREAEEAFSSLVDYFMEYRDCADLYSERQKIDVYDELQSLIDALNALGVSLLYGERKVKMKWGSNPATEPMSANVLYVVAFPLGEEPTQFATPKSCGIRL, encoded by the coding sequence ATGAAAACCTCTGAATCCAGCCAGCAACCCCGTCCACTCACTCCTACTGAACTTGCTCAGTGCGTCAGATTGTTTCGCGAATCCAACCGCTGGTCTCAAGAGCAGCTAGCTGGGATCTCAGGGTTGAGTGAGCGAACGATTCAGCGAGTCGAGAAAGGCCAGTCAGGAGACTTCAACACACGACGTGCCCTGGCGCGAGCATTCGAGTTCGAGGACATCGATGTTTTCAACAAGGCCTACGAGATTCCCTCCGAGGAAGAATTAAGGGCCGCCCAAGAGAGATTCGACAAAGAGAATGTCACCTTGGCGGCCACACCGCTGACCACAGGGAGGCAGCAAGCCAAACTGGTGACAACTAGTACGGCGGACATTTCCGAGCCGGCGTTCGAGTTGCCCCGCGAAGCCGAGGAAGCATTTTCCAGTTTGGTGGACTATTTCATGGAGTACCGCGATTGCGCCGACCTGTATAGCGAAAGGCAGAAAATCGACGTGTATGACGAGTTGCAGTCGTTGATCGATGCACTCAACGCGCTTGGAGTGTCTCTGCTCTACGGCGAACGAAAGGTGAAGATGAAATGGGGATCAAACCCAGCCACTGAACCGATGTCCGCCAATGTCCTGTACGTCGTTGCCTTTCCGCTGGGCGAAGAGCCTACGCAGTTCGCCACGCCGAAGTCCTGTGGCATCCGCCTGTAG
- a CDS encoding NYN domain-containing protein — protein sequence MHQKRIALLIDCDNVSHSAIEGVLEELAKYGMVNVRHAHGDWKSDGLSGWVERLHPFAIRPMQQFAYTKGKNATDAAMIIDAMDLLYSKNIDAFALMTSDSDFTPLALRLQESGFPVYGFGEKKTPSAFVHACTSFIYVENLVRAADDDKVSQDEQPRKKSRNELRCDTSLVRLLRNAADQTAGDDGWSLLSRASDYIHNNSSFSVVNYGYQKLGDLIRTSELFDVEMRGTAMVVRTVRKQTPSSAPEPA from the coding sequence ATGCACCAGAAACGAATTGCTTTGTTGATCGATTGCGACAACGTCAGTCACAGTGCCATTGAAGGCGTGCTGGAAGAGCTCGCCAAATACGGCATGGTCAACGTACGACATGCTCATGGTGACTGGAAGAGCGACGGTCTCTCTGGCTGGGTTGAGCGGCTCCATCCATTCGCTATCCGCCCGATGCAGCAGTTCGCCTACACCAAGGGCAAGAACGCAACTGACGCAGCCATGATCATCGATGCGATGGATCTGCTGTACAGCAAGAACATCGACGCTTTTGCCCTGATGACCAGCGACAGCGACTTCACTCCACTGGCTCTACGCCTGCAAGAAAGTGGCTTCCCGGTGTATGGCTTTGGCGAGAAGAAGACTCCTTCTGCCTTTGTGCATGCATGCACGTCGTTCATCTACGTGGAGAATCTTGTACGGGCCGCAGACGACGACAAGGTTTCTCAGGACGAACAACCCCGGAAAAAGTCTCGAAATGAGCTGCGTTGCGACACATCCCTAGTGCGCTTGCTTCGAAACGCGGCAGACCAAACAGCCGGAGATGATGGCTGGTCGCTTCTCAGCAGGGCATCGGACTACATCCACAACAACAGCTCGTTCTCTGTGGTGAACTATGGCTATCAGAAACTGGGCGATCTCATACGCACCTCGGAGCTGTTCGATGTTGAGATGCGCGGCACTGCTATGGTGGTTCGTACCGTTCGCAAGCAAACGCCATCATCAGCCCCTGAACCCGCCTGA
- a CDS encoding AbrB/MazE/SpoVT family DNA-binding domain-containing protein produces MATSESWRVVCQDPGDGSGDVIVELPPALLEKLGWAVGDDLVIEGDKEGISLKLKPRSADAAS; encoded by the coding sequence ATGGCGACATCAGAGAGCTGGCGAGTTGTCTGCCAAGACCCAGGAGATGGCAGCGGAGACGTCATCGTTGAGCTTCCTCCGGCGCTACTGGAGAAGCTTGGCTGGGCTGTGGGAGATGATCTGGTCATTGAGGGCGACAAGGAAGGAATCTCTTTAAAACTCAAGCCTCGATCCGCCGATGCCGCATCCTAG
- a CDS encoding type I restriction-modification system subunit M — protein sequence MAIKKSELYSSLWKSCDELRGGMDASQYKDYVLVLLFVKYVSDKYAGDPNSLIEVPEGGSFADMVALKGDKEIGDKINQIIARLAEANNLTGVIDVADFNDQEKLGKGKEMVDRLSNLVSIFNSPGLDFRSNRAQGDDILGDAYEYLMRHFATESGKSKGQFYTPAEVSRIMAQVIGLAGATDSKQSIYDPTCGSGSLLLKAHDEAKSVTGLDLAIYGQEMDNATSALAKMNMILHDCPTAEIWKDNTLSAPHFKDPMGKLKLFDFIVANPPFSTKAWSNGFNPAEDEYNRFSYGIPPEKNGDYAFLLHMLTSLKSTGKAAVILPHGVLFRGGAEAAIRKRILQQGYIKGIIGLPANLFYGTGIPACIIVLDKEGSAGRKGLFLIDASKGFIKDGNKNRLREQDIHKIVDTFTQQIEVEKFARLVPMAEIEANDFNLNIPRYIDTSEAEDLQDIEAHLHGGIPERDIDALHAYWQVMPNLRGALFEPLRPGYLSLKVAISEIKPTIFGHPEFEAFRQTVAGLFEAWRAEHRPNLAGIAIGDQPKALLKELAEDLLHRFEAAPLLDAYDVYQHIQDYWYATMQDDVYQLVIDGWQPLIASGSSKGEPNTDLLPPELIVRRYYSSEAAAITELEAKRDAISRELEELDEDQGGEDSPLAEGKTDKGKLTAASVKARLKAIKHDRDADEERQALEQCLALIEREAEASKKVKAAQRVLDAKVQAHYAQLSEAELKTLVIEDKWLATLQTDVHTELDRVSQALTGRIRQLAERYATPLPALNAEVDALAAKVNAHLEKMGFSV from the coding sequence ATGGCCATCAAGAAATCCGAACTCTATTCCTCCCTTTGGAAATCCTGCGACGAGCTGCGTGGCGGGATGGATGCCTCGCAGTACAAGGACTACGTCCTGGTGCTGCTGTTCGTGAAGTACGTGTCGGACAAGTATGCCGGCGACCCGAACTCGCTCATTGAGGTGCCGGAAGGCGGCAGCTTCGCTGACATGGTGGCGCTCAAGGGTGACAAGGAGATCGGCGACAAGATCAATCAGATCATCGCCCGCCTGGCCGAGGCCAATAACCTCACCGGCGTCATCGACGTAGCGGATTTCAACGACCAGGAGAAGCTCGGCAAGGGCAAGGAGATGGTCGACCGTCTGTCCAACCTGGTCAGCATCTTCAACTCGCCGGGGCTGGATTTCCGCAGCAACCGCGCTCAGGGCGACGACATCCTTGGCGATGCCTACGAATACCTAATGCGCCACTTCGCCACCGAGTCCGGCAAGAGCAAGGGGCAGTTCTACACCCCCGCAGAAGTGTCGCGGATCATGGCTCAGGTCATCGGCCTGGCCGGTGCTACCGACAGCAAGCAGAGCATCTATGACCCGACCTGCGGCTCGGGTTCGCTGCTATTGAAAGCGCACGACGAAGCCAAAAGCGTCACCGGTCTGGATCTGGCCATCTACGGTCAGGAAATGGACAACGCCACCAGCGCCTTGGCCAAGATGAACATGATCCTGCACGACTGCCCCACGGCGGAAATCTGGAAGGACAACACCCTGTCCGCGCCGCATTTCAAAGACCCGATGGGCAAGCTCAAGCTGTTCGACTTCATCGTCGCCAACCCGCCGTTCTCCACCAAGGCCTGGAGCAATGGCTTCAACCCGGCAGAGGATGAGTACAACCGCTTCAGCTACGGCATACCGCCTGAGAAGAATGGCGACTACGCCTTCCTCCTGCACATGCTCACCTCGCTGAAAAGCACCGGCAAGGCGGCGGTGATTCTGCCCCACGGCGTGCTGTTCCGGGGCGGTGCCGAGGCAGCCATCCGCAAGCGCATCCTCCAGCAGGGTTACATCAAAGGCATCATCGGCCTGCCGGCAAACCTGTTTTACGGCACCGGCATTCCTGCCTGCATCATCGTGCTGGACAAGGAAGGCAGCGCCGGGCGCAAGGGCCTGTTCCTGATCGACGCCAGTAAGGGCTTTATTAAGGACGGCAACAAGAACCGCTTGCGTGAGCAGGACATCCACAAGATTGTCGATACCTTCACCCAGCAGATTGAGGTGGAGAAATTCGCTCGGCTGGTGCCAATGGCCGAGATTGAAGCCAACGACTTCAACCTGAATATCCCGCGCTATATCGACACCAGCGAAGCAGAGGATCTTCAGGACATCGAGGCCCACCTGCATGGCGGCATCCCCGAGCGTGATATCGACGCCCTGCATGCCTACTGGCAGGTAATGCCTAACCTGCGAGGCGCGCTGTTCGAGCCACTGCGCCCCGGCTACCTCAGCCTTAAAGTTGCCATCAGCGAGATCAAGCCGACCATCTTCGGCCACCCCGAGTTCGAAGCCTTTCGCCAGACGGTGGCGGGCCTGTTCGAGGCCTGGCGTGCCGAACACCGCCCAAACCTCGCCGGCATCGCCATTGGCGATCAGCCCAAAGCGCTGCTCAAAGAGTTGGCCGAAGATCTGCTGCATCGCTTCGAAGCAGCACCGCTGCTGGATGCCTACGACGTCTACCAGCACATCCAGGACTATTGGTACGCCACCATGCAGGATGACGTATACCAACTGGTGATCGATGGCTGGCAGCCACTTATTGCCAGTGGCTCAAGCAAGGGCGAACCCAATACCGACCTGCTGCCCCCCGAGCTGATTGTGCGCCGCTACTACTCCAGCGAAGCCGCTGCCATTACCGAGCTGGAAGCCAAACGCGACGCCATCAGCCGCGAGCTGGAAGAGCTGGACGAAGATCAGGGAGGCGAAGACAGCCCTCTGGCCGAAGGCAAAACCGACAAGGGCAAGCTTACCGCTGCCAGCGTCAAGGCACGCCTGAAAGCCATCAAGCACGACCGCGACGCCGATGAAGAACGCCAGGCGCTGGAGCAATGCCTGGCGCTGATCGAGCGCGAAGCTGAGGCCAGTAAGAAGGTCAAAGCCGCGCAGAGGGTGCTGGATGCAAAGGTGCAGGCCCACTACGCCCAGCTAAGCGAAGCAGAGCTGAAAACCCTGGTGATTGAAGATAAATGGCTGGCCACCCTGCAAACCGATGTACACACCGAACTTGATCGGGTCTCCCAAGCCCTCACTGGCCGTATCCGTCAACTAGCGGAGCGCTATGCCACACCGCTGCCGGCGCTGAATGCCGAGGTGGATGCGCTGGCGGCCAAGGTTAATGCGCATCTGGAAAAGATGGGGTTTTCGGTATGA
- a CDS encoding restriction endonuclease subunit S, which yields MSTEVMSGYKLTEVGLIPEEWEVKRLGECLASTPRYGINAAAVPYSDRLPVYIRITDISTDGRFSPEKLVSVDNTQASNYYLLDGDIVLARTGASVGKSYKYDTSDGPLVFAGFLILIRPNPTKLVSGYISSYLSTKKYWDWVGLMSMRSGQPGINGKEYSQLPLPIPSISEQREISITLFEIDYLIKNLDKIIAKKRDIQQAVMQQLLTGQRRLPGFSGEWQMKILGEVCKITTGKKDVNEGNPSGQYPFFTCARDHTYSDHYSFDCEAILVAGNGEVGNLNYYFGKFEAYQRTYVLYEFYANTNYIWHALKFGLAASLGIGKIGSSIPYIKKSDLTNFELPLPAPEEQAAIAATISDMSAELSALEARREKARQLKQGMMQELLTGRIRLK from the coding sequence ATGAGTACAGAGGTAATGTCAGGGTACAAGCTGACTGAAGTTGGATTAATTCCGGAAGAATGGGAAGTCAAACGTCTGGGAGAATGCTTAGCTAGCACTCCCCGCTACGGTATAAATGCAGCGGCAGTCCCATACTCAGATCGTCTCCCAGTCTACATTCGAATTACAGACATAAGTACAGACGGGCGCTTTTCTCCTGAAAAACTGGTATCTGTTGATAATACACAAGCATCCAATTACTACCTATTGGATGGCGATATTGTTTTAGCACGCACAGGCGCCAGTGTTGGCAAGTCATATAAATATGACACTAGTGACGGCCCATTGGTTTTCGCTGGATTTTTAATTTTAATTCGACCAAACCCTACAAAGCTTGTATCAGGCTATATTTCTTCATATTTATCCACAAAAAAATACTGGGACTGGGTAGGTTTAATGTCCATGCGCAGTGGGCAGCCAGGAATAAATGGAAAAGAATACTCCCAATTACCTTTACCAATCCCCTCTATAAGTGAACAGCGTGAAATATCTATCACGCTATTCGAAATCGACTATCTCATCAAAAACCTGGATAAAATAATCGCCAAAAAGCGCGATATCCAGCAAGCCGTCATGCAACAACTCCTAACCGGCCAACGCCGCCTGCCGGGGTTTAGTGGGGAGTGGCAGATGAAGATTCTGGGTGAAGTTTGCAAAATCACCACAGGAAAAAAAGATGTAAATGAGGGCAACCCATCGGGGCAGTACCCTTTCTTTACTTGCGCAAGAGACCACACTTATAGCGATCACTATTCGTTTGACTGTGAGGCTATACTTGTCGCCGGAAACGGAGAGGTTGGAAACCTAAACTATTACTTCGGGAAGTTTGAGGCCTATCAACGAACCTACGTTCTTTATGAATTCTATGCCAATACTAACTATATCTGGCACGCATTGAAATTTGGGTTGGCTGCTTCGCTCGGAATTGGGAAAATTGGATCTTCGATACCCTACATCAAGAAGTCCGACCTGACGAACTTTGAGCTCCCTCTCCCTGCCCCGGAGGAACAAGCTGCAATCGCAGCTACTATTTCTGATATGAGCGCTGAGCTCTCCGCCCTAGAAGCCCGCCGCGAGAAGGCCCGCCAACTCAAGCAGGGCATGATGCAGGAACTACTAACCGGCAGAATAAGACTAAAATGA
- a CDS encoding SprT family zinc-dependent metalloprotease, producing MSIESRNITVSGLTVEVVRKPIKNLHLGVYPPQGRVRVAAPLAVDDEAVRLAVVGKLGWIKRQRAKFQAQPRQSQRRMVSGESHYFLGQRYRLRVHESSGIALHVTLRGKACMDLFVRPETTVERREQVLQDFYRAELKRLVPELLEKWQPKLGVEVRAWGIKRMKTKWGTCNIEARRIWLNLELAKKPVQCLEYILVHELAHLHERHHNERFTSLLDLHLPQWRTLREELNSSVLTEF from the coding sequence ATGAGTATTGAGTCCCGCAATATCACTGTCAGCGGTTTGACCGTGGAGGTCGTGCGCAAGCCGATCAAGAACCTGCATCTGGGCGTTTATCCGCCGCAAGGACGTGTGCGTGTGGCCGCGCCGTTGGCGGTAGATGACGAAGCCGTGCGCCTGGCGGTGGTGGGCAAGCTGGGCTGGATCAAGCGCCAACGGGCCAAATTTCAGGCCCAGCCCCGGCAATCCCAACGGCGCATGGTCAGCGGCGAGAGCCATTACTTCCTGGGGCAGCGGTATCGCCTGCGCGTGCACGAGAGCAGTGGTATAGCACTGCATGTAACGCTGCGCGGTAAGGCCTGCATGGATCTGTTCGTGCGTCCGGAGACCACCGTCGAGCGACGCGAGCAGGTGCTTCAGGACTTCTATCGTGCAGAGTTGAAGCGCCTAGTGCCAGAGCTGCTGGAAAAGTGGCAGCCGAAGCTAGGGGTTGAAGTAAGGGCCTGGGGCATCAAACGGATGAAGACCAAGTGGGGCACCTGCAACATCGAAGCCCGACGCATCTGGCTCAACCTGGAGCTGGCCAAGAAGCCCGTGCAATGCCTGGAGTACATCCTGGTGCATGAGCTGGCCCACCTGCATGAGCGGCATCACAACGAACGTTTCACCTCTCTCCTCGACCTCCATTTGCCGCAATGGCGAACTCTGCGCGAGGAGCTGAATAGTTCAGTGCTGACAGAGTTTTAA
- a CDS encoding transcriptional regulator, with amino-acid sequence MSAKKMRLEKVLGQVLRDARLQAGLTRTECGEVLHISNLSQIENGQTLPRIDTLAALCKVLGVAPSDVLLVVEARCSGLDVEEQIVLSNKRLRALLSAGRFESVVQEDALRGIRGRKADSTRDSVKRMQGEGLQKDEIARRLGVTLRTVQRYWARG; translated from the coding sequence TTGAGCGCGAAGAAAATGAGGCTTGAAAAGGTTTTGGGGCAGGTGCTGCGGGATGCCAGGCTCCAAGCTGGTCTGACACGCACTGAGTGCGGCGAAGTCCTTCATATTTCAAATCTGAGCCAGATCGAAAACGGCCAAACCCTTCCTCGCATCGATACGCTTGCCGCTCTCTGCAAGGTGCTCGGTGTCGCTCCCAGCGATGTTCTGCTGGTTGTTGAAGCGCGTTGCTCTGGTCTCGACGTTGAAGAGCAGATAGTGCTGAGTAATAAAAGGCTTAGGGCTTTGCTGAGTGCGGGGCGGTTTGAGTCAGTTGTTCAAGAGGATGCGCTTCGGGGAATTCGAGGGAGGAAGGCAGACAGTACTCGTGACTCCGTGAAGCGCATGCAGGGTGAAGGTCTACAAAAAGACGAGATCGCTCGTAGGCTAGGGGTGACACTCAGGACTGTTCAGAGGTACTGGGCTAGAGGGTAA
- a CDS encoding site-specific integrase, with translation MTWPDGSPCLQANAYMIKTRMQPSRGGNGPSRFGTKGGTFGEYAGQISHLIRFCYYNKLNFIALSDDDFCDFIDGLRKQTKLNNPTQPKRTERTITSIGRRCLSFLSHVGEMNGIHNFVGIGGTISIEMVDSVFYRNGKAIKRSSVHHRSFRTASAKKTRRPIGEATIAKLHNAIDEMSTSEFLCNRRHLMISLFEELGGRRAEIQAITVAQVFAASKIKKPIIRLSTLKRGGTGLTRELELSPPMIEDLLNYIRGDRRSIMKRFKDAPDHGFLLVTERGGRPLGIDTLTTEFSLIRRAAGIEEQACSHLFRHAFCTNIVAKLIAETQALSPDSFRQTLMTNKMLAERAMALSGHATLESLLNYVDAAFREKSKYEQVIHNVQVARTYETYQRRRKQLLEDFKRGKISKEKYIKREEALTAAMDLDLA, from the coding sequence ATGACTTGGCCTGATGGCTCGCCTTGCTTGCAGGCCAACGCCTACATGATCAAGACGCGCATGCAACCCAGCCGTGGCGGCAATGGCCCATCAAGATTTGGAACCAAAGGGGGTACCTTTGGTGAATACGCCGGGCAGATCAGTCACCTGATTAGATTCTGTTACTATAACAAACTCAACTTCATAGCCCTTTCCGACGACGATTTTTGCGACTTCATCGACGGACTCCGCAAGCAGACAAAACTAAACAATCCCACTCAGCCAAAAAGAACTGAGCGCACAATTACCAGCATAGGCAGAAGATGTTTAAGCTTTCTCTCACATGTGGGAGAGATGAATGGAATTCATAATTTCGTTGGAATAGGTGGAACCATTTCTATTGAGATGGTGGACTCAGTTTTCTACCGAAATGGAAAAGCCATCAAACGCTCCAGCGTTCACCACAGGTCGTTCAGGACGGCCAGTGCCAAAAAGACCCGCAGACCTATTGGCGAAGCCACCATCGCAAAGTTGCACAACGCGATTGATGAGATGTCCACATCGGAATTTTTATGCAATCGTCGGCATCTGATGATTTCCCTGTTCGAGGAGCTGGGTGGCCGTCGAGCCGAGATTCAGGCGATTACTGTTGCACAAGTTTTCGCTGCTAGCAAAATTAAAAAGCCAATAATTCGACTTTCCACGTTGAAGAGAGGCGGGACTGGGCTGACTCGTGAGCTTGAGCTTAGCCCACCAATGATAGAAGACCTCCTGAACTACATTCGCGGCGACCGCCGCTCCATCATGAAGCGATTCAAGGACGCTCCAGACCACGGTTTTCTACTAGTGACAGAGCGAGGCGGACGCCCCTTAGGGATAGATACCTTGACGACCGAGTTTTCGTTAATTCGACGTGCAGCGGGCATCGAGGAACAAGCCTGCTCGCACCTCTTCAGGCATGCTTTCTGCACCAACATTGTGGCTAAGCTCATTGCTGAAACACAGGCCCTGAGCCCCGACTCATTCAGGCAAACACTAATGACAAACAAGATGTTGGCCGAGCGCGCCATGGCCTTGAGCGGCCACGCAACGCTTGAGAGTTTGCTTAACTATGTGGACGCCGCCTTTAGGGAAAAATCCAAGTACGAACAGGTCATCCATAACGTCCAAGTTGCCAGGACTTATGAAACCTACCAGCGTCGGAGAAAACAGCTCTTAGAAGATTTCAAAAGAGGGAAAATCAGCAAGGAGAAATACATCAAGCGAGAAGAGGCTCTGACGGCAGCCATGGATCTTGACCTTGCATGA
- a CDS encoding integrase — protein MSLLTGRESSTGYEFLDDFVITKLAPHTSAPWLLSDFYKHRWAIQAHQKKPIELDWTVHLGDGSLLTEAKNEKLLRSLQHLLIIGANGVNEEFSTRAPVTQNMRLSCTLRLIDYLLIHSRRLGLIKFGLGALSADDLKGILNHLASTPWAEDSVYAWPERSSAFCNAQLCNLSDNEAEIIFAKYPSMLEVSDDECENLKLDITVADIPRIRAALMKANLYYGNSSNGYKVSTKALSERIYPDTLRGRQTPKSALEVLNFYPNEINYKREYPGVRVTTGESDILQDTVYYYYRYALVNSATLNTLGLSAPADTNTITEYIPKLNESSRFRSVPSDNLLKLFRRSVEFHVEHGRKILNGFIRVAARSHAQNISMTQQSKEDFLRIIGPELANFGVKRLGLSSNRSTNNKSPRKGSREQYFQHLRANHGLLELVYVYLGSIQMVVGMIMARRIDELVTLDAANCLDKSKSWLVFNLEKSTRDALGMRQRESRPIDAIAVEMIEELRRFQKLLKRLRVIDDLTGLFATPSSLGHKGLQDCSLHLYNRHLDFACDYFESDITADGERYYVRQHQLRRFFAIMFFYTNSFGELDTLRWMLGHRDIEHVWHYLTECLEPKDLRGAGARYFADLAKHERLDNYQNLQDLLFAEFSTTKFSLVDEQKIEDYLSAMLEEGKARIEPKFFNDENGKSMQVLFIVS, from the coding sequence ATGTCCCTGCTCACTGGGCGTGAATCCAGCACCGGGTATGAATTTCTCGATGACTTTGTGATAACAAAACTAGCGCCTCATACGTCAGCACCCTGGCTGCTAAGTGACTTCTATAAGCATCGCTGGGCAATTCAGGCCCACCAAAAAAAACCCATAGAACTCGATTGGACGGTACATCTTGGGGATGGCAGTCTATTGACTGAGGCCAAGAACGAAAAATTATTACGGTCGTTGCAACATCTGCTCATAATTGGTGCGAACGGAGTCAATGAAGAGTTTTCCACGCGCGCGCCCGTGACCCAAAACATGCGTCTGTCATGCACGTTAAGACTCATTGACTACCTGTTGATACACTCAAGAAGGCTTGGCCTTATCAAGTTCGGCCTTGGCGCCTTGAGCGCCGATGATTTGAAAGGAATTCTCAACCATCTTGCCTCTACTCCATGGGCTGAAGACTCCGTTTATGCATGGCCTGAACGCTCATCCGCGTTCTGCAATGCTCAGCTGTGCAATCTCAGCGATAACGAGGCCGAGATAATCTTTGCCAAGTATCCAAGTATGTTGGAGGTGAGCGACGATGAGTGTGAGAATCTCAAACTCGATATCACCGTGGCTGATATCCCGAGGATTCGTGCGGCACTCATGAAGGCTAATCTGTACTACGGGAATAGTAGCAATGGCTACAAGGTAAGCACAAAAGCACTTTCGGAGCGCATCTACCCAGACACGTTGCGTGGGCGACAAACGCCAAAATCGGCTCTCGAAGTACTTAATTTCTACCCCAACGAAATCAACTACAAGCGCGAGTATCCAGGGGTCAGAGTCACCACAGGCGAGTCTGATATCCTCCAAGACACCGTATACTATTACTATCGGTACGCGCTCGTGAATAGCGCGACACTCAATACGTTAGGGTTATCCGCACCCGCAGATACCAACACCATCACAGAGTACATTCCAAAACTCAACGAATCTTCCCGATTCAGAAGCGTGCCGTCAGACAACCTGTTGAAGCTATTCCGCCGCAGTGTGGAATTCCATGTCGAACATGGGAGGAAGATCCTGAACGGTTTCATCAGGGTAGCAGCGCGTAGTCACGCTCAGAATATCTCAATGACCCAACAATCCAAAGAGGACTTTTTGAGAATTATCGGCCCGGAGCTCGCTAACTTCGGCGTCAAAAGGTTAGGCCTATCCAGCAACCGCAGCACCAATAATAAATCTCCTCGAAAAGGCAGCCGGGAGCAGTACTTCCAGCACCTGCGCGCCAACCACGGACTGCTTGAGCTGGTATACGTCTACCTGGGCAGCATACAGATGGTCGTTGGGATGATCATGGCGCGGCGCATTGACGAGTTGGTCACTCTGGACGCTGCGAACTGCTTGGACAAAAGCAAATCATGGCTCGTCTTCAACTTGGAGAAATCCACCCGCGACGCCTTGGGAATGCGGCAGCGTGAGTCTCGGCCTATTGACGCCATTGCCGTGGAAATGATCGAGGAGCTTCGCCGCTTTCAAAAGCTACTCAAGCGTCTCCGGGTTATCGACGATCTGACCGGCCTCTTCGCGACCCCATCGTCGCTGGGGCACAAAGGATTACAGGACTGCTCGCTTCACCTGTACAACCGCCATCTGGACTTCGCCTGCGACTACTTCGAAAGCGATATCACTGCTGACGGGGAACGCTACTACGTACGCCAGCACCAACTGCGCCGCTTTTTTGCCATTATGTTTTTCTACACCAATAGCTTCGGCGAGTTGGATACCCTTCGCTGGATGCTCGGACACCGCGACATTGAACACGTTTGGCACTACTTGACCGAGTGCCTAGAGCCCAAAGATCTCAGGGGCGCGGGCGCCCGCTATTTTGCTGACCTCGCCAAACACGAACGGTTAGACAATTACCAGAATTTGCAGGATCTGCTGTTTGCGGAATTCAGCACCACCAAATTCTCCTTGGTCGACGAGCAAAAAATCGAAGACTACCTTTCGGCGATGCTTGAAGAAGGTAAAGCTCGGATTGAGCCAAAATTTTTCAACGATGAAAATGGTAAATCCATGCAAGTCCTATTCATTGTCAGCTGA